A segment of the Toxotes jaculatrix isolate fToxJac2 chromosome 2, fToxJac2.pri, whole genome shotgun sequence genome:
TGTTGTTCAGTTGTggaaactttcactttcactttcagttgAACTTTGGATCATTGAATTATCTTTGGATCAAATTGTGCTTCATCCTGCTTCACTCATCATGTTGATCAGTCTTGTAAAACCTCTGCTCTCATGAGATATCAGAGCAGATAATCAGtgtgagctgtgctgtgtggacagAGGCTACAGAATGAGTCAAGATCTCAGCCGTTTTACCAGCTACCAGGAAACAAGCTGAAGTTGGAATAATGTCAACTCTGATCAGAGCAGTGAGCTGTGAAATCTGAGTCCAGTCCAACTCCAGGTTCAATCATCCTGTGTCAACCAGGTTAACCTTAATCTGTCAGCCACAGTAACCAGGTTACCTGCTGGTTACTGCAGTTTTTATCTGATGTCTTTTTGTCTCCAGGTCTTCTCCTCCTGTTTGGGATGTTACTCACCTTGTCCCAAATCTCAGTCATGGTGTCTTCATCTGATGAAAACTACCACCCtgccatttaaaatgacttctACAAGAAAACCTGTGACAGCTGCATCTCTGTTGGTAAAGTAGTttattgcagaaaatgacaggaaGCTTGTATTTGTCAGGCAGTAATGTATAAAGCACattgctcctcctctccaacatttctcatttctgtctctctccagtgGTGGGATGGAGGGGCTGTGAGCTGCTTTGCTAAATCACTGTGGTTGTTAAACCCTGTTTCAGTCCTGTGAGGCTCATGTGCTGTTAATGCTGAGCTCAGGttcatgcagcagcagaatcagCTGCATTAAAGCTTTGTCTTCCCAAACTACTCTGTGACGAGACAGTCATGTTTTCTCAATGTCCACATGCAGCTCAACATTCCTGCAGAGTTCAAGCAGTCTGCACTCTCACTAACATTTCTCTGTAGCtttaaacagcagctgtaaagaTGTAGGAAGTAATAATAAGgagactttattttgaaatccataGTGAAACAAGTGGAAATGATGCATTTAAATGATGGTTTGTCAGCTCTTTtaccaaaacactgaagaaagagaaagaactcCTCTAATTCATTGTTGCACATTTCTGAAGTCAGTGACTCATCAAAGACAGTTAATAAGAAGAATGATCCAAATTAGAGATTCACCGAATTTTCGGCCACCGAAAATCTTCGGccgaaagacttttatcaccgaaacaacatggccgaaacaggatgttgtgatgacgcaagcgaaaaccGCGGCCAGTACGAGCGTGTCTGGAAGGGCCAACATGTCCGCGGTGTGGACGGGTTGTAAATCTGAGAGAGACACACGGATAGCGATTAGCAAAATGTATTGTCGAAATTTCAAGAGGGAGcgcatctgcaaagaatttgttcacgtcgggtttaatttaCACCTtaaatccaaacatctcgatcgctgtgctgaatatgagaggaatgcagcgcagaAAAAAACGTAAAAAAACGTCCGCCACTCCGTCTGTGGCAAcacttggtgcatttgttgttgttaaagacCTACGGTTAACATATGAGCTAAGGCaaactttgttttgatacactattatgttgtaggcctacagcgaaaattttaaaatacacttgACTTacatgcactttgtgtttttatgagagaacatatttcattttacaatcttgtttaaattgatttattctttgaaacattcatattaatttatgtaatcgcaatgccttgtaattttaatgaggttagtacacagtcatagccataaatgcaatatggtactaataattggcaaaataatttctttcggtGTTTCGGGTTTCAGTTTAAGGcaaagaattttcatttcggtgcatccctaatccAAATGgatgcagcagaaccacagaTTCTCCTTTTTAGTCCCAGAACATCACTAAGTATCAGGTCATCAGGTTCCAGACTCACCTGGGTAACTTGGCAGAGTCCTCCCTAGAACAGGCCTTTGGAACATGAGTCCATGTCCCCTTTGTGGGAAAGTCCAAAGGACTTTGCTCTTCTGAATATAAATAAAGggatggatttatttatttatcaatgaaaccagacgaaacagatcagttaaacATACTTCAAGTATCAGCTCATCAGGTTCCAGACTCATCTGGGTAACTTGGCAGAGTCCTCCCTAGAACAGTCCATgtccctttttcctctttatcttcttcttctcctgatctttctcttctttggTCCTAGCTGACCATCATCCTCTCCCCCCATTTCAACCAGGCTTCACTGAGACTAAAAACTTTGTCTTATTCTTCACAGATACTTATGATCAAAGTCTTCAGTGGAAATACTCTGACATGTCATCCAGCAGACTATCAGATGCAGGACGAATGCTGTCCTATGTGTCCTCCTGGTAAGATCCTACTGAATGTTAAAGGGACATGTGACTGTGGTAGTTACATATGGAGTCTTTGTGATGCTGCCAGGTGTCAACCTGACTCAGCAGAATCCAGCACTTGTGTGCAGAAGAGTGGCGTCAGTTTCTCTCCCATGGTTGGTGCCGTTTATGTTGACAAGTGAAATGTGTGGGTGAAGGACCTGCATCTGACTGAGTTTGACTCCAACAGTAAAAGAACAGGCTGGAAGTTTTTCCAACTTTGGCTCCACCTGCTTGTAGTAATAAGAATGACACTGTAGTAGACAGCAGAGCATGTCACTGTGACTAACTCATAACATGAGCTTTACCCTCAACATTAAACCTTTTCATTCAATACAAACATTAAACTGAAGGAAATTCAattgttgcttttcttctcaACAGGAAGTCGTGTTAAAACAGATTGTACAGAGTTCAGAAGTACTTCCTGTTTGCCCTGCATGGATGGATCCTTCATGAATAAACCTACTGGACttaaacagtgttttctctgcaccAACTGTGATGCAGGTAGATTTCTGTtcatatttcagtcagttgtttcctccatctctttttccttccacaGTGAAATCAGATTTCCACTGGGTGGTCTGTACGAGCATGTCACCTCTAGCCCCTGAATCAGGTTATGGCTTTCATTCCTGCTTGTCATCCtagtttgtgtgcctctgttttattttgttgttctaacctctgtctcgtttcagaattacttcctgccttcctgtgtttcctgcctgtttgattacctggccctgccctaatgtgttgtgtttctcGAGTTTGCCTAACGATTTGGATACCTTTGCCTTATTCTTCTGACCACTTTGTACTGACCCCTGCTTGTGAATAAACCTCCCTTTACTCACCTGAGCCAGCGTTGAGTTGTTGCATTTGAGTCCCCGGTCCGAGCCCGGCCTGATAGAGCAGTTTTATTCTCCACttagtttttattctgtcatAAAACCTAAAGATCATCTTTAGTTTTTCTGACATCTAGTCAGACAAACACTTTGCTAGTGTCTCTCTAGTAGAAGAAGCAGAATAGAAGTTTAGTGTCTGTATATGTAACCTGTATATGTGTTGACAGGTTCTGGTCTGAAGATAAAGACTTCATGCACAGCAACCTCAGATACACTTTGTGAACCACTGGAAGGATTCTACTGTATAGACTTCACAGAGAACCACTGTgtggcagcacagaaacacagcagctgtcaaccAGGACAATACATCAGGGAGAAAGGTTGGTTTTCTTGTGCTGACTTTAAGATGATACTGTAGCTCTGGTTTGACACTTTCAAACTATAACAAACTCTAAAAGTCACAGCTTAGAGCAGCTCAGTTGAGCATCCAGTCAGCTGGTAGCTGTCAGTGATGGAGCTTTTGGATGATCAACTGACTGAACTGAGTCAAACCACTGAAGCTGATTAGTTACAATGTTCAGTGCATGGAAAATAACAACAAGCTCATTTGAACAGATTAAGGTATGAAACCAAACCTGTGTCACATCCAGAATCAGAATCTTTATTTCCTttgcacaaaataataaatataataaaatatatatctatgtatgtgtgtataaaaacagaaatgtacatCTTGCTGCAAAAAAGAAGGTAGCAGTTGGAGCAGGTGATGTGCTGGGTGGGATGCGTCCCTCTGGATGCTGGAGGCTGTACAGCTCCTTTAAGGAGGGGAGAGCCGATgattttctgtgctgtgctgatgACACTCTGGAGCGCTGTCTTTTCCCGAGCAGTGCAGCTGGCAAACCACACTGGGATGCAGTACATCAGTGCACTTTCAACAGAGCATCTGTTGAAGGATACCAGTAGTGCCTTGCACCCCTGGCTAGAGCGTTGCTTTTCAGGACCCTGAGAAAGTGGAGTCGCTGCTGTGCCTTCTTGATCAGTGTAGTGGTGTTGGTTTTCCAGGTTAGGTCATCATCCAGGTGCAGGCCCAGAAATTTGAAGTCAGAGACCCTATCCACCCAGTCCCCATTGATGTATAGGGGCTGAGTGTCAGATCTGTTCCTCCTGAAGTCCACTATTATTTCCTTAGTTTTTGTGGTATCGAGGGCCAGGTTGTTATTTCTGCACCATGATGACagtttttccacctcagccctGTATGCAGACTCATCTCCCCCTGAGATGAGCCCGATCACTGTTGTGTCGTCAGCAAAATTCAAAATGGAGTTGCTTGGGTGGATGGGGGTGCAGTCATTTGTATAgagcagaggtgtcaaacctgttccacaaagggccggtgtggctgcaggtttttgttccaaccaagcagcagcacaccagacttgactcatttaatcaactgatctcagtcttcagaaagctgattggtcaaactgtgtgttcttgattggttggaacaaaaacctgcagccacaccggccctttgtggaacagtttgacacccctggtATAGAGAGTGTAAAGTAGGGGACTCAGTGCACCTCCCTGAGCTGGTGTTGAGGTTGAGTGCTGGGGAAAGGTGAGGCCTTATTTTGACTCTCTGTGAGCAGTCACAAAGGAAGTCCTTGATCCAGAGGCAGGTGGGGTGTGGGAGGCCAAGGTTGTTTAGTTACGTTGCCAGTCTGTTAGGGATGATTGTGTTAAATGCCGAGCTACGGTCAGTGAAAAGAAGCCTGGCATAACTGTCTTTCTGTTCCAGATGGGTCAGGGTTGTGTGGAGGGCTATGGCTATAGCATCCTCTGTCGATCTGTTATCCCTGTATGCAAACTGGTGGGGGTTGAATGTGGGTGGAAGTCTTTGAATAATATGACTTCTGGCCAGTTTCTCAAAACACCATAATGCATAATGACTGGAGTGAGAGTCACTGACCAGGAGTCATTTAGGGCCCAAAAAAGATCACCATCAGCAGCCTAAAATTTTGCCTATTTTCcccgctgtgggatcaataaagcgCTATCATATCTTATCTTATGTTGGATATGCTCCAGCTTCCAGCTACATTGGCTCTATTCAAAagagtttatttttcctttgcaaGTCTGAATATTATTGTCCACTCAGCAGCCCCTTGGGGCGatttcagtcagactgaaaacatttgttggTACAGCTCAcatttcagctgtcagtgtcCCCTGCTCACTGATACCTGCCATGCTGCAGCCCAAACACCAGACATCAGACAGGACATGGTGCCACAGCTCCATGTCTGGGGAAGGAATTGTACGTTACAGTCACAGACAGCAGCTCATCTCATCTTCTTCATCCAGTCAGGAAAGTTGCTGTGACTGTGGCAACATGAAAATATCCACAGAGACAGATTGCTCTGTGTTGGATTCAAAAATCTCAGTAATCAAATGCTTTGTTAAATCTACTGAATGGAAATCAGACAGGtctgatgaaatgtgatgaGTCATATAACACTTTGATCCTTTCATAATATGAGATGTTCACTAGTAACTACTTTCACCATGgatataatgtgtgtttgtacaggaacagccctcagagacactgtgtgctctgactGCAGTGGGGGGACATTTTCAGATGGGACATTTCCATCttgtcagccacacacacagtgagtcaaacttcacatcacacatggacacacctGCTTTCTTACAACTGCAGTGGATTTGTAGTGTCTTTACTTTGTCCTGTAAAATGTCCTTCTGTCATTCCAGATGTCAATCACAAAACCTTCAGCTGATAAGAGCAGGAACTGCTTCAACTGATGCTGAATGTGGACCACACAGTTCATATGGGACAGTGATTGGGATCAGTGTTGGACTTTCTTTATCAATAATTTGCATAATTTCCTCTGTAGTTTACTTTGtctggaagaagaaaacacgTCTAAGAGGTGAGATCTGTGTGTAGTCAAAGAAAATGTTATCATGGTTTAATGGAGGATAAAACTTTCTGCTGAGTCATGATGTTGTTGattaagatgttttttattggttttgtttttatttcaggaaacagaggaaatggaagCAGTCAGACAGAGGTATGTTTgttactctctctctttgtgtgtgtgtgtgtgtgtgtgtgtgtgtgtgtgtgtgtgtgtgtgtgtgtgtgtgtgtgtgtgtggatgcactgTGGTAGATGACAATACTGTGTTTATCTAATTAAAttgtgtcatttatttattcatatttgaaccaaaaggaaaacacagctggatcagaaacaccactgatgattgcagagtgaacagcagcaggtaagacagcagtgttttcttcCTTGAAATCTTCATTGACTGAggactgtctgtctgagctgaCATCTTTACAAATGTACCAGAGCTTTCTGCTTTAAGTAAACGTATTTCTGTCCTCAGCAGGAGACGACCTGGACATCAGCAGATAAACACTGTCTGTCCACCTCAGAGTTAATGTGCTGTAGAATCCAGTTAGAATCCAGTTGGGTGCTGGATCATTGTCTTTGCAgggaacagaaataaaacagctgctgtgagaaAAGTGAAGTCGTCCTCTATAGAACTGCTGCTCTACAGTCTGGACCTTCACTGATCTTCTCTGGTGGACAGAGACAGCTCTCAACCTGGACTTTATCTGTCAGAAATAAGGACAAACAGCACACTGATATTGCACTTTAATGGAGTAATGTGGAGGTGAAGGTGTAAAGAGGTGGACTGTGTGGagaacacagcagcaggtgagcaggtgtgtgtggtgatgatgaCACACCACAGAGCTACATCAGCTTCATTAAAAGGCTTCAGCATGTTATTCACCTGATGAAGCACCAAGCCAAACACACTGCTCTTCTCAGTGCTGTGAAAGAAGATACTTGGTCAAATGTTTTTATGGGCTGAGTGTGTTGTTGCTACAACAGACACTTGGTTTGCAGGagctttattttttcatcttcttgTAGTTTCTTGTTCCTCCAGCTCTGCAGGACAGAAGTGAAGCGTCTCCTCCTTTATTCAGTCTCCTTCTTTAAACTCTGTTCAACTCTCACATTTATATGAACAAATGCACTTTTACCtttattttacatgtattttgaAAATCATTAAAGTCTTGAGTCAGGGAAGATGTCAGTTGGCTCTAAATACATGTGtccagaaaaaataaaaaaccacGAGTAACATGAAATACAAAGGTGAAATTCAACAAggtaaaatgtaaacatcatGATCACATGACTAGAACAGAAAAGAGATgctagaaataatttacagtTGATAAAGTCAGATTAAAGATAAACTGTAAACAAGTCCAAGCATTTCTTACTGAAACGATTATGAACATGTgaagcagggaaaaaaaggagaagaagaaaagtagtTCATGTCTGGTGAGGTCAATCtgactgaaatgttcatttataatcatgggaaatattatatataatatataatactTAACATCaaatagtgaaaataaaagacatcagagggtttagtgtTTAGTTCTAAatctcctcatgttattctgagctgcagtgatggattaagagtaaaagcatcaacacaGTCAGAAATTCTGTCGGGATAAAGAATCtctgtttaattaaaatgaagctATAATATTTATTAggttgttatttagtgataaactctccctctgtttgttagaagctgttttaaaaccagtggaCACATGAAAAGCCTCCAAGAGCAAAATGATTCGACTGATCTATTAAAATATGTTGCTCTGTATTAGTTGTCACTTTATTGTaaactcttttgtccctgtcaggatcctgtaggaatgatgactcAGTTTTTCAGTGATCTGATTGACATGATGCTGCATATTTCCACTTATATATTTGTTAAACAGATAACAATGAAACTTATGACTTAATCTTAATTGGAAATCAAAGGGAATATATCATGTTCATTAAtcgcagcaacacacacacccacagatcATGGACCCAGACTTGGGTGTGTTCAGCCTTTTGTCCAGAGACAATAACCTTCTgtggccacaagagggcagtataTTACATTATGGCAAACATCAGATCCTTTATGGGACAGATCACTTCTCTGAAAAGAGacgtctcttcctctttgttctaATTGATGAtcttttttagctttaactgctCGAGCTCTTCTTGTCTTGTTTGTCCTGACGACCTGGGACTGCAGTTCACTTCATACACAGAGTagtaacagaaacaaactgacTAAAATCAATGTTTGGAGTGACCACACTTTAAATCAGCTCCAGTTCTCCTCaggactctcacacacagtttttcaggTTTTGGGCAGGAAGGTTCTTCCAAGTATTGTggagtctgtctcagtgtctccgTCTCTCcatgtgatcccagactgactccatgatgctgAGATCTGGTCTCTGTGGGGGCCAGGCCATCTGTcccaggactccttgttcttgtcTCTGAAGACAGTTCTTCATGactctgactgtgtgtatggGCTCCTTGTTATGCTGCAGAAAGAGTTCAGAATTCAGACGCCTCCATGATGATACTGCATGATGGATGAGAATCTGTCCGTTCCTCTCAGCACTGAGGAGACCATTAATTCAGACCAAATACCCAACTCCATTTACACTGTGGTCCTCAGTTGCCTTGGACAGCACATCTGGAAACACCTGTCTGCCTGTGAGGGACCATGCTGATGCAGGATGACCACTTTGTGTCTTGTTGCTATGCTCAGTCTTGATCTCTAAAAGCTTTGCACAGTActgttcagctgtgtttgtcctgtgtttgtcaCAATTGTCCATGACCGACTGACTGACCGTCTATCAGCTACAGCAACATATGAAAACCATGACTTACTGATCAGgaaataaaatctattttatcatttattacatttattatgaCGACTGTCGAGCTCCTCACTGTTATTATGTAGAACAAGATATTTATCATTGTTCTGGAGCATGAATTTGCTGTTTTGCAGAGGTTATCTATTTATAACTGTTCTGAGAATCAGAATTTGAATTTCTAACAagctttccaaaaaaaattccaaaatgaAAGATATTTgttattagttatttttttaacGGTCAGATGTAATTTTCATAATTGTAACTgattgtcatgtcatcatctgctgcttatctgggtccaggcccagatCACGGGGGCGACtcctgcccagtccacaatgcagtagtcctacggcacctcgcacaggtggtgagcccatagGAGGTGGTGCCATctggagtggggctcaaacccacgaccccaaGCGactgagtctcgtgctctaccaactgagctaaccgggcagcTTTAACCGATTGTTTTGGAGGGAAAACCAAATCAGACCGgcttttgcttctgtgctgtttcctatcataactgtaagctgctgagcacacagtatccactaactgtttgAAGAAAGTAGcattaaatggaaatactcaagtaaagtacaagtacatcAAAATGTTGTACACAGTAGGCCTACTGGAGAACATTTACTTAATTACTTTACACCTCTGGTCTAGTTACGGACTAACTACCCTACCAGAGGAACGGGTGTACCATATGATATCAGGGTTCTTTTATATTATTATCTTTTAAtatctgtaaatattttatttgccaACTGTAATATATTGTTAACCATTTCTGTGCGGCTCCCCGACCGTGGTCCGAGAGCACAGAGGAACTGTGAAAGCTCCAGGGACGAGCGGTACCTGCTCGTGGTTAACACCCCCTCCTTGTCACTCACGCTACGGCAGAACTCCAACAAGAACGCGCCGGGAGTCTTGCTCACCTGGCAGGCTTCAACTTTATTGTTAATTCCTATGCTCACTATATTTAAACCTCCGGCCGCTAACGTACAACCTGCTCATTCTAACGTTCCAGCATACCTCATAGGCCTACTCTCTCGCGCACACTTCCGCACGCTCATCCACCGAACaggcacgcgcacgcacacatgcacgctcacacaacaggtacgcgcacacacaacaggacacacacacacacaaacacacacagaacatataCACTGCCCAGATTCTTGGGACATACCACTCTTATAACAACATTATTCGTATTCCAAGCTAAACATGCTAAATGGCTTCATCTTACAACAAGCAGGTAACTGCAAGCTGGAAAAGTGAAGGAAATACGGAAATTGACCTGCATTCTTTCTGACGATTAGCAGGGGGCTGGTCCCTGAACTACTCTGAGCTCTGTGACCGGAAACCACGCAATAGAGGGAGCTACACCCTGAGACGGTGAGTAAACTGAACTTTTCTCTGGTATTCGTGAAACCACATAATATTAtcccattcattcatcttctatacctCTTACCGTCAGGGTGCGGGGGGAGCTGGAActtatcccagctgactacgggcgagaggcgggTACACCCTCAATCACAGGGCcgataaaagacagaaaaccacacaggcacacacacataggaaaCCGGAGTACCCTATAATATGAAATAACCTGACTGTTATTGTCCTCTGCTAAAGACGTTGTATGACTCTGTGGTAGCCTGCGCTGTCCATTATGCCGTGGTCTGCTGAGGAGCGGGCAGCACagactgaacaagctggtcaggagggagggggctgcctgctggacactggaggaggtgggtgagaggaggatgttAGCTGATATCCATTATGGACAACACCGctcatattttttctttctcacagtaTCCTCCTCATCACTCCTCCATCATCGTGTAAATTAGTATATAgccattttttattgttttatatgtttatacgctatttttttgtacattttttgaACTTGAATTTCATaaacacttcttgtttttctgtgctttgtccttttatactgtttttcttgtgagctaCCTAACAAGAAAAGTTTCCCGCTGtgagatcaataaagtcttatctgATCTTCAttacatgaaaatacacacGTTTTATTTTTTGATCGCTTACACAagatatttataaatatatagaCATGTGTTTCTTGACATGTCACAGCTGTCATGTCATGACATCTTATAGAtttaacagacaaaataaacGAAAAGACAGtctgagacagcagcagtctAACTGCTCTCTACCTGCAGAGTGAGCAGCTTCTAATGCAGCAATATTAATAAAGGATGgttccactgaaatgaaaagtgaggCCTGTGATCAGAGAACAGAGACCTCGCCCTG
Coding sequences within it:
- the LOC121198997 gene encoding tumor necrosis factor receptor superfamily member 14-like isoform X1, whose translation is MKTTTLPFKMTSTRKPVTAASLLILMIKVFSGNTLTCHPADYQMQDECCPMCPPGSRVKTDCTEFRSTSCLPCMDGSFMNKPTGLKQCFLCTNCDAGSGLKIKTSCTATSDTLCEPLEGFYCIDFTENHCVAAQKHSSCQPGQYIREKGTALRDTVCSDCSGGTFSDGTFPSCQPHTQCQSQNLQLIRAGTASTDAECGPHSSYGTVIGISVGLSLSIICIISSVVYFVWKKKTRLRGNRGNGSSQTEYLNQKENTAGSETPLMIAE
- the LOC121198997 gene encoding tumor necrosis factor receptor superfamily member 14-like isoform X4 encodes the protein MTSTRKPVTAASLLILMIKVFSGNTLTCHPADYQMQDECCPMCPPGSRVKTDCTEFRSTSCLPCMDGSFMNKPTGLKQCFLCTNCDAGSGLKIKTSCTATSDTLCEPLEGFYCIDFTENHCVAAQKHSSCQPGQYIREKGTALRDTVCSDCSGGTFSDGTFPSCQPHTQCQSQNLQLIRAGTASTDAECGPHSSYGTVIGISVGLSLSIICIISSVVYFVWKKKTRLRGNRGNGSSQTEEKGAGDHNPSHHPLQGVKPKKPVSSTPEQLSWFIVHSCEKKSLPLLLPPVSSN
- the LOC121198997 gene encoding tumor necrosis factor receptor superfamily member 14-like isoform X2, coding for MKTTTLPFKMTSTRKPVTAASLLILMIKVFSGNTLTCHPADYQMQDECCPMCPPGSRVKTDCTEFRSTSCLPCMDGSFMNKPTGLKQCFLCTNCDAGSGLKIKTSCTATSDTLCEPLEGFYCIDFTENHCVAAQKHSSCQPGQYIREKGTALRDTVCSDCSGGTFSDGTFPSCQPHTQCQSQNLQLIRAGTASTDAECGPHSSYGTVIGISVGLSLSIICIISSVVYFVWKKKTRLRGNRGNGSSQTEENTAGSETPLMIAE
- the LOC121198997 gene encoding tumor necrosis factor receptor superfamily member 14-like isoform X3, whose translation is MKTTTLPFKMTSTRKPVTAASLLILMIKVFSGNTLTCHPADYQMQDECCPMCPPGSRVKTDCTEFRSTSCLPCMDGSFMNKPTGLKQCFLCTNCDAGSGLKIKTSCTATSDTLCEPLEGFYCIDFTENHCVAAQKHSSCQPGQYIREKGTALRDTVCSDCSGGTFSDGTFPSCQPHTQCQSQNLQLIRAGTASTDAECGPHSSYGTVIGISVGLSLSIICIISSVVYFVWKKKTRLRGEISR